The following coding sequences lie in one Micromonospora sp. R77 genomic window:
- a CDS encoding TerC family protein — MSVPWWAWVALTVVIAVMLAVDLFLHRDNHVIGFREAALWSAVWIAAGLAFGVVLWLWQGEDAAGAYYAGYLIEKALSIDNVFVFALVFTYFAVPAAVQHKVLFWGVIGALLFRLVFIFVGAGLLETFFWTAYVFGVFLIWTGWKMAFRHDAEMHPDRNLVVRLVRRIVPTDARYHGDRFFTRVDGRRVATLLFVVLIAVEATDLIFAIDSVAAILAITTSTFVVWTANAFAVLGLRSLYFCLAGLLRRFVHLHYGLAFLLAFAGVKLILSETPVGKLPIPLTLGVIVVTLAVSIGWSLVATRRTAPPVES; from the coding sequence ATGTCCGTACCCTGGTGGGCCTGGGTGGCGCTGACGGTGGTGATCGCCGTCATGCTGGCGGTCGACCTGTTCCTGCACCGCGACAACCACGTCATCGGCTTCCGCGAGGCCGCGCTCTGGTCGGCGGTGTGGATCGCCGCCGGCCTCGCCTTCGGCGTCGTGCTCTGGCTGTGGCAGGGCGAGGACGCGGCCGGCGCCTACTACGCCGGATACCTCATCGAGAAGGCGCTGTCGATCGACAACGTCTTCGTCTTCGCCCTGGTGTTCACCTACTTCGCGGTCCCGGCCGCCGTCCAGCACAAGGTCCTGTTCTGGGGTGTCATCGGCGCCCTGCTGTTCCGGCTGGTGTTCATCTTCGTCGGCGCGGGACTGCTGGAGACGTTCTTCTGGACCGCCTACGTGTTCGGCGTCTTCCTCATCTGGACCGGCTGGAAGATGGCCTTCCGGCACGACGCCGAGATGCACCCCGACCGCAACCTCGTCGTCCGGCTCGTCCGCCGGATCGTGCCCACCGACGCCCGCTACCACGGCGACCGGTTCTTCACCCGGGTCGACGGCCGGCGCGTCGCCACCCTGCTCTTCGTCGTCCTGATCGCCGTGGAGGCCACCGATCTGATCTTCGCCATCGACTCGGTCGCCGCGATCCTCGCGATCACCACCAGCACGTTCGTCGTCTGGACCGCGAACGCCTTCGCCGTACTCGGTCTGCGCAGCCTCTATTTCTGCCTGGCCGGACTGCTGCGGCGCTTCGTGCACCTGCACTACGGCCTGGCGTTCCTGCTCGCCTTCGCCGGAGTCAAGCTCATCCTCTCCGAGACGCCGGTCGGGAAGCTGCCGATCCCGCTCACCCTGGGCGTCATCGTCGTCACCCTCGCCGTCTCCATCGGCTGGAGCCTGGTCGCCACCCGTCGGACCGCGCCGCCGGTCGAGTCCTGA